The region GATATCCACAACCGCCCGTGCCTGTCCCGGTATTTTGTAATAGGTGTAGGTCAGGGGGATGTCGGCCAGGATCTCCACGCTCAGGCCGCTTCCCGCGACCACCGGCTTGACGTCCAGAAGTTCCGCCGCCAGGACGGGAACCGCGGACAGGACCATGGCCATCATGGACAGGACGACGACAACCCGATATTTCATGCTGCCCCACCTCCAAAAGTTGGTAGTAACACCTTCCCACTGCTTCGCAGATATGATATTGTGATTATATATCATACTTTTTCGGAACTTTCCCATACCTTATCGACCTATGACGCATTTGCCCATGTCCGACAGCCAAACGCTGGAAACAGCTTTCGACCCCCGCAAGCGCTGGATGGGTTACGCACTGGCAACTTCGCTCATGTTGCACCTGCTGGCGGTTGTCTTCATGTTTGCAGCCGGGGGCGCAGTCCGAAGCATGCCGGCCGTAAGCGGCATACTGGTCGAAAACGTCACCTTCGCCCCGGCAATCGGCCCCGCCAAACCGGCAGAGCCTCTGCCTGCCCCGGCGCCACCCGAGGCAGCCCCGCCGCCCGAGGTTTCACCGGACGCAAAGCCCGACCAAACCGCCCCTGCTGCACCGGCAGCGGCCACGGAAAAGGTTTCGGAGGGGATGAAGGAGTTGATGGCCACCCCTCTCGGGCTTGGCATGACTCATGGGTATATCAGCAGTTTGGCGGAAGGCCGCTCACTTCGGGAGGATATTCGCGGATATTATTTCGAATTGGTGGAGAAGATCAATCGGGAGTGGTGGAAACGGGCCGAGGGCCTGAAGGAGCCGATCCGCCGGGATGGCATCATCGAATTGTACCTGCGCCCCGACGGCTCCGTCATCACGCTGAGGATCTATCAGGGAACCGGATCACGGGAAGCCGACCAGGTGCTCCTGGATGTCATCAAGTCCGTATCCCCCCTGCCCCCCCTGCCTGCCGGCTTTGATCAGAAGATGTTCCTGGCGCCTCTCAAGATAAAGGCACCCTCCTCCCTTTTCCGCATTACGGGGTAATGCGGGGTCACCTCAGCTCGAAGTCCTGCAGATCCTCGTCGGAGAAGTCAAGGGAGCCGCCGGCATTCTTGAGACGCGCATGGACGTCCCGAAAGTCGGCATTCACCGCGTCAATCTCTTCCATCAGCCCGGCAGCCCCCTCGGTGTCCCCCTGCGCCTCCAGAACCAATGCCAGCTCGTATTTCACGGCGCAAACGTCTTCAAGACTCAGTTCCGGCGTGGGCAGGGCGTTCAGGATCTCCCGGGCCGCCCCCAGCTCTCCCCGTTCCCGCAGGCAGACTGCTTGCAGCAGGTTGCACGCGACCTTGCGGCCAGGGTCGCCGGCAGCCTGGCGAAACTCGTTGATAGCCTCGTCATACAATCCCATTTCCTTGAAGGCGACCCCCAAATCATAATGGGACTGGGCATCGGAACCGTCCAGACTGCTGCCGAACTTGACGCTGCGCGGAGCCGGAGCGGCCAGGTTCGCCACATCGCCGAACGGCTCGGCCCACCCGTCAGGGCCGCCGGCCTCCCCGCCTTCGGCTGTGGCATCCTCAAACGGGAAGTCATCGATATCCACTTCGATTTCGATCTCGCCGTCATCGGGCAGCGCTTCAGCGCCGCAGGCAGCACCCGAACCACCGAAGGCAATCTCGGCAGCCGGCTCGCCCCCATCGGGCATGCAGACCCCGGCATCCATCCCCTCAACGTCGTTTTCCAAATCCGCCGCGGCGAAAGCCTGCTCGTCCCCGGCGAAAAAGTCATCGGCCTCTGCCGCCGGTTCATCAGCCGGCGTTGGGGCGGCATCGGCTTTTGACGAGAGCTTTTGCAACGTCTCGATCTTGGACGCGAGCTGGGCCGCCTCGTCGTGCATGCCGACCGCCTCGCAGGCCCTCTGGAGCCCTTCGAGGATACGTGGATTTATAGGGTCGAGTTCGGCAAGGTTCCGATAGATCGCCACCAGTTCGTCACATGCGCCGGACGAGGCGACCTCCCGTTCATACCGGTCAAGCAGGCTTAAAGCCCCCTTGACGTCTTTCTGCCCGGCATGACAGGCGATCATACCGGTTTTGGCCGAAACCTCGTCGGGAAAATAGCGCAGAAAGTGCTGATACACCACCATGAGCCGTTGGGGCTGTTCAAGGCGGCGGTACGCCCGGACAACCAGTTCCCATATCTTTTTATCATGGGGATCGTTTTTCAGCAGCGTCTGCAGCCCGCTCAGGGCTTTGGCGGCATCACCCTCGTCCAGTTGTTTGGCCAGCACCTCGACGATGAACTCCGTCTTCCCGGGGAAAAGCTGCTGAATACGGGCATTCAGGCTCGCCAGAGGCCCGCTGTCGCCCCGTTCGTGCAGGAGCTGGGCAAGCTGCCTGAACAAGGCGTAGGATTCCTCCCTTTTGTCGGCCCGGAGATATGCCTCCGCCAGCTTGAGCTTGATGGCCACATTCTGCTGGTCAACATTCTGCATCTTCTCAAGAACCTTGAGCGATTCCCCCGCGTTGGCTTCCCGCTCGTAATAATCGTACGCCAGCTTGTATTCGGCCAGGGCATTGCCGGCCAAGCCGTGCTTTTCGTTCAGCCCGGCCAGGGTCAGAGTCGTGGCGATGTCGCCGGGGAAAAGCTTCTGCACCTGCTTGTACACGGCGATCGCCTTCAGGTAGAAACCATTCGACGCGTAATACTTGCCGATGGTCTCGTATTCGGTACGCGCGCCGTCGGGCTGGCCAGCCTTGACCAGGAGTTCGGCCAGCTTCTGGCGCAGGTTGATGGCGGACGGATCAAGAGACAACACCTGTGCATAGGCCTTGACGGCCTTGTCCAACTGGCCGCGCTGGATGTACTTCTGAGCATCCTCTATCAGTTTGTCCTTTGGGGAACCCACCGTTTGAACGTCCTTTCGCTTTCAGCCCACCCGTCCCGAATGAGGCGGGGATTGTTCGTAAACATACGCAAATAGTTAATCAAACGCCAACGACATGTCAAGCATATTAAAGCCATGATACCCGGCACTTTGCCGCGCCGGCGCGCTCAATTACATTTTGACATGCCTGGGGAAATACAGTAGGCTGAAATACTTTGAACGAGTGGGCCCCAGGGGCGGTCGGCCGTCGTATTCATCTGCTCATTCGAGAATATTCCGGAGACGAATCAATGCGTTTATTACCGAAGGCAAACCCACTGTACGAGAAGATACCCGCCCTCAAGGTAGTGCTTCCCGAGGTGCTGAACAAGCTGGCCAAGGGCGGTTTTTCCGGTTATCTCAGGCATACCGATACAGATTTCGAGGCGGATTGTATCTTTGTCAAGGGGGTGCTGATCTGCGCCAGCGCCTGTGAGGGGGAGAAGGAACGAACCGGCTTCGAGGCGCTCGCCCTGATATTTGACAAGATCCTCACTTCCGGCGGCGAGATCGACATCTATCGCATGACCGCCGACCTGGCCGTATGCGCCCACGCGCTGCTCCTGGGCGGCAAACTGCTGAACGGCAGCGAAGTCCGCCAGATCGACATCAAAGAGACGTTGACCCAGCTCAGGAATCAGGGGCTGAACGGCGTG is a window of Geobacter sp. FeAm09 DNA encoding:
- a CDS encoding TonB C-terminal domain-containing protein, whose protein sequence is MSDSQTLETAFDPRKRWMGYALATSLMLHLLAVVFMFAAGGAVRSMPAVSGILVENVTFAPAIGPAKPAEPLPAPAPPEAAPPPEVSPDAKPDQTAPAAPAAATEKVSEGMKELMATPLGLGMTHGYISSLAEGRSLREDIRGYYFELVEKINREWWKRAEGLKEPIRRDGIIELYLRPDGSVITLRIYQGTGSREADQVLLDVIKSVSPLPPLPAGFDQKMFLAPLKIKAPSSLFRITG
- a CDS encoding lipopolysaccharide assembly protein LapB — encoded protein: MGSPKDKLIEDAQKYIQRGQLDKAVKAYAQVLSLDPSAINLRQKLAELLVKAGQPDGARTEYETIGKYYASNGFYLKAIAVYKQVQKLFPGDIATTLTLAGLNEKHGLAGNALAEYKLAYDYYEREANAGESLKVLEKMQNVDQQNVAIKLKLAEAYLRADKREESYALFRQLAQLLHERGDSGPLASLNARIQQLFPGKTEFIVEVLAKQLDEGDAAKALSGLQTLLKNDPHDKKIWELVVRAYRRLEQPQRLMVVYQHFLRYFPDEVSAKTGMIACHAGQKDVKGALSLLDRYEREVASSGACDELVAIYRNLAELDPINPRILEGLQRACEAVGMHDEAAQLASKIETLQKLSSKADAAPTPADEPAAEADDFFAGDEQAFAAADLENDVEGMDAGVCMPDGGEPAAEIAFGGSGAACGAEALPDDGEIEIEVDIDDFPFEDATAEGGEAGGPDGWAEPFGDVANLAAPAPRSVKFGSSLDGSDAQSHYDLGVAFKEMGLYDEAINEFRQAAGDPGRKVACNLLQAVCLRERGELGAAREILNALPTPELSLEDVCAVKYELALVLEAQGDTEGAAGLMEEIDAVNADFRDVHARLKNAGGSLDFSDEDLQDFELR